A region from the Vicia villosa cultivar HV-30 ecotype Madison, WI linkage group LG3, Vvil1.0, whole genome shotgun sequence genome encodes:
- the LOC131657535 gene encoding V-type proton ATPase subunit c''2-like has translation MLVFHYIVIFCEAVAIYGVIVAIILQIKLESVPKASIYEPESLRAGYAIFASGLIVGFVNLVCGLCVGIIGSSCALSDAHNSSLFVKILVIEIFGSALGLFGVIVGIIMSAQATWPSKI, from the exons ATGCTAGTGTTCCATTACAT CGTTATCTTCTGTGAAGCTGTTGCTATCTATGGTGTTATTGTGGCTATTATCCTGCAGATAAAACTAGAAAGTGTTCCAAAAGCAAGTATCTATGAACCAGAATCTCTTAGAGCTGGATATGCAATCTTTGCTTCTGGGCTTATTGTGGGCTTCGTAAATCTTGTTTGTGG gTTGTGTGTAGGAATAATTGGAAGTAGCTGTGCATTGTCTGATGCTCATAACTCCTCCCTCTTTGTGAAAATTCTTGTGATTGAGATCTTTGGCAGTGCACTTGGCCTATTTGGAGTTATTGTTGGAATTATTATGTCGGCTCAAGCAACATGGCCCTCAAAAATTTAG